The Acidobacteriota bacterium region CCAGCCGCCCCAGCATGCCGTCCACGAGAAAACTACGCACCGTCGCCTCCCGGAGAACTGCTGCATCCTTTGTACCACAGCCGCTGCCCGGGCGGCAGGGGTCTTTTGGCCGCCGCCGATGCGCGGCCGGCGGTCGTCGCAACGGACAATTATAAGTTGATGCCGGCGGAGGTCCTTTGTATGCTGTAGGCCCGACACCCCAAACCGGGCGAGATCGAGAGAGGAGGTGGCTATGGCCGAATATGAGACCATCCGGGTGGCGCGCGACGGCGCCGTCGCCACGGTGACGGTGGATCGGCCGACGGTGCTCAACGCGCTCAACCGCCGCGCCGTAGCCGAGCTGGACGCCGCCTTCGCCGCGCTTGGCGCGGACGAGACGGTGGCGGGCGTCATCCTCACCGGCGCCGGGGCCAAGGCATTCGTCGCCGGCGCCGACATCGGCGAGGTGCAGGTGCTGGACGCCGCGTCGGGCCGCGCGTTCGCGCAGGCCGGCCAGGCGGTGTTCAGCCGGATTGAGGGGCTGGGCAAGCCGGTGGTCGCCGCCATCAACGGCTTCGCCCTGGGCGGCGGCTGCGAGCTGGCGCTGGCGTGCACGCTGCGCGTCGCGGCCGAGACGGCGCGTCTCGGCCAGCCGGAGGTGAAGCTGGGGCTGATCCCCGGCTACGGCGGCACCCAGCGCCTGGCGCGGCTCGTGGGCCCGGGGCGGGCGCTGGATCTGCTGCTGACCGGCCGGATGGTGACCGCCGCCGAGGCGCTGGCGATGGGGCTGGTCCACCGCGTGGTGCCGGCCGACCAACTGCTGGCCGAGACCCGTCGGCTGCTCGACGAGGTGCTCCAGCAGTCGCCGCTGGCGGTCCGGCTCTGCATCGAGGCGGTGGCCCGCGGCACGGGCCTGACACTGGCCGACGGGCTGGCCTTGGAGGCGGACCTGTTCGCGTTCGCGTGCGGCTCCGAAGACAAGCGGGAAGGCACCGCCGCCTTCCTGGCCAAGCGCCTGCCCGTATTCACCGGGCGTTGACCCAGCGACATGGAGGCGGCATGATCCGGCATATCGTGATCTGGCGGTTCGAAGAGCGGGCGGACGGACGGGACAAGGCGGAGAATCTCCGCCTGGCCGGCGACCTGCTGCGGGGCATGGCGGGCAGGGTCGACGGGCTGCTGCATCTCGAAGTGGGCATCAACGGGTTGCCGTCGAGCGAGGCATCGGACCTGGCTCTGGTGGCTGAGTTTCGCGACTGGCCGGCCCTGCGGGCATACACGGACCATCCCGTCCACCAGGAGGTGGTGCGGTTCCTGCGGCGCGTCCGGACCGAGCGGCGGGTGGTGGATTACGAGATCTGAGCGCTGGCGAAAGAGACGGAGCACGGCAGCATGGCGGCATCCACGCAGACGGACCGACTGGAATTCCGGCGGCTGGCTCAACTGGGTCTGGCGGTGCGCCTCGTCAAGGACTGCGCCGCCGGCTGGACCCTCGCGGGCGCGGCGCTGGCGGTGCTGCAGGGCCTCCTGCCGCTGGCGGGGCTGTACCTGCTCAAGCTGCTGGTGGACACCCTGACCCGCGGCCTGGCCGGCGGCGACCGGACGGAGCTGTGGGAGCATGCCCTCACCCTCGTTGTGCTGGCGGCCGGCGTGGCGGCGCTGGGCGTGCTGCTGCGCAACCTGGCCGCCCTGGCCACCGAGGCCCAGGCGATGGCGGTGACGGACCACGTGGCGGACCAGATCCACCGTCAGTCGACCACCGTGGACTTGGCCTACTACGAGACCCCCGCCTACTACGACACCCTCCACCGGGCGCAGATCGAAGCGCCCTACCGGCCCCTGCGCATCGTCACCGGACTGACCCGGCTGGCCGAGAGCGGCATCCTCATGGTGGCCGTCGCCGGGCTGCTCATGACGTTCCACTGGGCGGTGCCGCTCGTGCTGCTGGCGGCGGCGGTGCCCGGACTGTTCGTGCGGATGCACTTCTCGCGCAAGTTCCACCGCTGGCAGCGGGAGCAGACCGAGGCGGAGCGGCGGTCCTGGTACTACCACGCCCTGCTGACGGCCGGCGACTACGCGAAGGAAATCCGGCTGTTCGGCATCGGCCCTCTCGTGGCCAGCTGGTACCGCGACGTCCGGACCCGGCTGCGGGGCGGGCGCTTCCGGCTGACGGCGGAGCGCTCCGCCGCCGACTGCTTGCTGCAGGGCGGATCGCTCGTGGTGGTCTATGCCGGCTATGCGCTGGCGGCGTACCATGTCCTCGCAGGGCGCATCAGCCTCGGCGACCTGGTGATGATCTACCAGGCGTTCCAGCGCGGGATGGCGGCCATTCAGGACGTGTCCGGCGCGCTGGCCGGGTTGTACGACGACAGCCTGTTCCTGTCGAATTACCACGAGTTTCTGGAGTTGCGGCCCCGGGTGACCGCGCCCGAGACGCCCGTGCCGGTGCCGCGGCCGTTCCGCGAGGCGCTGGCTCTGGACAACGTCAGCTTCGCCTACCCCGGCTCAGACCGGCGGGTGCTGGACGGCGTGTCGCTTGCGCTGCGGCCGGGCGAGGTGATCGCGCTGGTGGGCGAGAACGGGGCGGGAAAGACCACACTGGTCAAACTCGTCTGCCGGCTCTACGACCCGACGGCGGGTGCCGTCACGCTGGACGGCATTGACCTGCGGCGCTTCCGGCCGGAGGCGCTGCGTCGGGAGATCGGGGTCATCTTCCAGGATTTCGCCCGCTACGCCCTGACCGCCCGGGAGAACATCCGGTTGGGCGACCATGAGCTGGCGCCCGACGACCCGCGTCTGGCGGCGGCCGTCCGCCAGGCCGGCGCCGAGCCGGTGATCCGCCGACTGCCCGACGGTTTGGACACCCTGCTGAGCTGCCAGTTCGCCGGCGGCACGGAGCTCAGCGCGGGTCAGTGGCAGCGCATCGCTTTGGCCCGCGCGTTCCTGCGCGACTCGCGCATCGTGGTGCTGGACGAACCCACGAGCTCGCTGGACCCCGTCGCCGAGTACGAGCTGTTCGCCACGTTCCGCCGGCTGTTGGAAGGGCGGGCGGCCATCCTCATCAGCCACCGGTTCTCCACGGTGCGCATGGCGGACACCATCCACGTCCTGGCCGGCGGCCGGATCGTGGAAAGCGGCTCCCATGAATCCCTCATGGCCGCCGGCGGCCACTACGCCCGCATGTTCATGCTCCAATCCGCCAACTACCGCTAGAACGGATTTCACCACACCCGAAGGATATCAGTCATGTTGATCGTTGATCGTTTATGGTTGGTTTTATTCGTTCCAACGCTCGATCAACGGCAGACGCGTCTGGGATGCCACGCACCCCGCACCCCGAGTCCCGATCCCCGAGCCTCAAGCCTCGGACCTCGCGCCTCGCGCCTCGGGCCGCCGTTCCCATCCATATAAAAACATTGTCTTTTCGATTGAAATTCATATAATTGACCCGAATATCGACAAGGAGTGCCCTCACGTGCCGCACGTATTTGAAGGAAATCTCAATGCCAAAGGCCTGCGCTTCGCGCTGGTGGTGAGCCGGTACAACGACGTGATCTGCAACCGGCTGCTGGATGGCGCCCTCGACGGCCTCCGCCGCACCGGTGCCGAGGAAGGCAACCTGACCATCGTCCGCGTGCCGGGCTCGTTCGAACTGCCGCTCGTGGCCAAGCGCCTGGCCCAGAAGAAGCAGTATGACGCGGTGATCTGCCTGGGCGCTTTGATCCGCGGCGAGACGCCCCATTTCGACCTCATCAGCGCCGAGGTGACCAAGGGGATCGCCCAGGTGGCCCTGGACGCCGACTGCCCCATCACCTTCGGGGTGGTCACCGCCGACAACGTGGAGCAGGCGCTTAACCGGGCCGGTCTCAAGAGCGGCAACAAGGGCTTCGAAGCGGCGCTCGCGGCCGTCGAGCTGGCCAATCTGCTGAAGGGGATCTGATTGGATCCGATCGTTCTTTGGCTATCGCCGGGAGTGAACCGTGGGCACGCGTCGTAAGGGTCGTGAGTGCGCTCTGCAGCTCCTATACCAGGCGGACTTCTCGCCCATGGACGCCGCCGCGGCCAACGACCTTTACTGGCAGATTCACATCAAGGAAGAGACCGTCCGGACTTACGCCGAGTTCCTCT contains the following coding sequences:
- a CDS encoding enoyl-CoA hydratase translates to MAEYETIRVARDGAVATVTVDRPTVLNALNRRAVAELDAAFAALGADETVAGVILTGAGAKAFVAGADIGEVQVLDAASGRAFAQAGQAVFSRIEGLGKPVVAAINGFALGGGCELALACTLRVAAETARLGQPEVKLGLIPGYGGTQRLARLVGPGRALDLLLTGRMVTAAEALAMGLVHRVVPADQLLAETRRLLDEVLQQSPLAVRLCIEAVARGTGLTLADGLALEADLFAFACGSEDKREGTAAFLAKRLPVFTGR
- a CDS encoding Dabb family protein, producing MIRHIVIWRFEERADGRDKAENLRLAGDLLRGMAGRVDGLLHLEVGINGLPSSEASDLALVAEFRDWPALRAYTDHPVHQEVVRFLRRVRTERRVVDYEI
- a CDS encoding ABC transporter ATP-binding protein, whose product is MAASTQTDRLEFRRLAQLGLAVRLVKDCAAGWTLAGAALAVLQGLLPLAGLYLLKLLVDTLTRGLAGGDRTELWEHALTLVVLAAGVAALGVLLRNLAALATEAQAMAVTDHVADQIHRQSTTVDLAYYETPAYYDTLHRAQIEAPYRPLRIVTGLTRLAESGILMVAVAGLLMTFHWAVPLVLLAAAVPGLFVRMHFSRKFHRWQREQTEAERRSWYYHALLTAGDYAKEIRLFGIGPLVASWYRDVRTRLRGGRFRLTAERSAADCLLQGGSLVVVYAGYALAAYHVLAGRISLGDLVMIYQAFQRGMAAIQDVSGALAGLYDDSLFLSNYHEFLELRPRVTAPETPVPVPRPFREALALDNVSFAYPGSDRRVLDGVSLALRPGEVIALVGENGAGKTTLVKLVCRLYDPTAGAVTLDGIDLRRFRPEALRREIGVIFQDFARYALTARENIRLGDHELAPDDPRLAAAVRQAGAEPVIRRLPDGLDTLLSCQFAGGTELSAGQWQRIALARAFLRDSRIVVLDEPTSSLDPVAEYELFATFRRLLEGRAAILISHRFSTVRMADTIHVLAGGRIVESGSHESLMAAGGHYARMFMLQSANYR
- a CDS encoding 6,7-dimethyl-8-ribityllumazine synthase codes for the protein MPHVFEGNLNAKGLRFALVVSRYNDVICNRLLDGALDGLRRTGAEEGNLTIVRVPGSFELPLVAKRLAQKKQYDAVICLGALIRGETPHFDLISAEVTKGIAQVALDADCPITFGVVTADNVEQALNRAGLKSGNKGFEAALAAVELANLLKGI